In one Nicotiana sylvestris chromosome 8, ASM39365v2, whole genome shotgun sequence genomic region, the following are encoded:
- the LOC138875487 gene encoding uncharacterized protein — translation MVGQVLESQKINFHEDELPPEGLSHNKALHNTVQCEDYFITRVLIDGGSSLNICPLVTLKTLGKGLHEIMDGVINVKAFNGSQRSTIGEISLCLQMGPTWFDVDFQVIDVPTSYNLLLGWPWIHAARAIASTLKAY, via the coding sequence atggtagggcaggtattggaaagtcaaaAGATCaattttcatgaagatgagctgccaccagaagggttgagtcacaacaaagcgttgcacaaCACCGTGcagtgcgaagattattttatcaccagggtcctgattgatggagggtccagcctcaatatttgtccgttggtaacactcaaaaCATTGGGGAAGGGGCTGCATGAAATCATGGACGGGGTCATCAATGTTAAAGCTTTCAacggttcccaaagatccaccattggggaaatcagcttgtgtttgcaaatggggcctacttggttcgacgttgattttcaagttatagacgtgccgacatcttacaacttgttgttaggatggccgtggattcatgccgctagGGCCATAGCATCAacattgaaagcatattga